In Methylacidiphilum infernorum V4, a single window of DNA contains:
- a CDS encoding DUF4339 domain-containing protein, whose product MEIFIVLSGKKEGPYSMEEVLQLLEKGTINTQTLAWRKGLKDWEPLGKLIQEVQEAEQKGSSPGEEKNVQKEEPVTQGEIPGKEPKTDPLIQLLKASEQVEAWMGQELANFGLQVSPTKSHPLEPKVWLEYHLEFPHPNSQEITARSSALFQFLYTPFRQFEQEVRLSLSIMGQTKRFCVVDLTQEHVKQIVKTLLLKFPDPSSPFSLCHFHQKRAFPWQLWLTPNKITRIQPINTVNWARLLWIIGLLFIPYYGVGFLILLSGWFLYQSAFHNGYYVIRSAWPSFAPLIPKNLILRSLVLRSKATELSQIKEFLEKEYAQKLSPSVEPLPPDYTFFLHRQNRIYYKRDQSFGFIELAPQKEDLRLTVAAYENSGAWKEKAIGYGKDLLTHSFCVLVEPKETIKTGDLQKSALEAYTFAHSLYIHVVQAIEKLYERPILSLDVYQDCDFQKYEVNKETSLVDLLKSGSRWIFPL is encoded by the coding sequence ATGGAAATCTTTATCGTCTTATCCGGGAAAAAAGAGGGTCCTTATTCCATGGAGGAAGTCCTTCAGCTCCTCGAAAAAGGAACTATCAATACTCAAACCCTGGCTTGGCGCAAAGGATTAAAAGATTGGGAGCCCCTTGGAAAATTAATTCAAGAAGTTCAAGAAGCCGAGCAAAAAGGATCTTCTCCAGGTGAAGAAAAAAATGTACAAAAGGAAGAACCTGTAACCCAAGGAGAGATTCCAGGAAAAGAACCTAAAACTGATCCATTAATCCAGTTACTTAAGGCCTCTGAACAGGTTGAAGCTTGGATGGGCCAAGAGCTGGCTAATTTTGGGCTGCAAGTCAGCCCCACTAAATCGCATCCTTTAGAACCCAAAGTTTGGCTCGAGTACCATCTGGAATTTCCCCATCCCAACTCTCAAGAGATAACCGCTCGATCATCGGCCCTATTTCAATTTCTATACACCCCTTTTCGCCAATTCGAACAGGAGGTTCGCCTTTCATTATCCATAATGGGGCAAACGAAACGTTTCTGTGTCGTCGATCTTACCCAAGAACACGTTAAACAAATTGTAAAAACCCTTCTACTCAAATTTCCTGACCCTTCTTCTCCTTTTTCCCTTTGCCATTTTCATCAGAAAAGAGCCTTTCCCTGGCAACTGTGGTTAACTCCTAACAAAATTACCCGCATCCAACCTATCAATACGGTCAATTGGGCTAGGCTGCTTTGGATAATCGGCCTTCTCTTTATCCCCTATTATGGAGTAGGCTTCCTCATTCTGCTTTCTGGATGGTTTCTCTATCAATCCGCTTTTCATAATGGATACTATGTGATTCGATCCGCCTGGCCTTCCTTTGCTCCCTTGATTCCCAAGAACCTCATTTTGCGCAGCTTAGTGCTAAGATCAAAGGCAACCGAATTAAGTCAAATAAAGGAATTTTTAGAAAAGGAATATGCCCAAAAGTTGTCTCCAAGCGTTGAGCCGCTGCCTCCTGATTATACATTTTTTTTGCACAGGCAGAATAGAATTTATTACAAAAGGGATCAATCGTTCGGTTTTATCGAGTTAGCCCCTCAAAAAGAGGATTTGAGGCTCACTGTCGCTGCTTATGAAAATTCCGGGGCATGGAAGGAAAAAGCGATCGGTTATGGGAAAGATCTCCTCACCCATTCTTTCTGCGTTCTTGTCGAACCCAAAGAAACGATTAAAACCGGTGATCTCCAAAAATCAGCCCTTGAGGCTTACACCTTTGCCCACAGCCTCTATATTCATGTAGTACAAGCGATTGAAAAATTATACGAAAGACCTATTCTTTCTCTAGATGTATACCAGGACTGCGATTTTCAAAAATACGAAGTAAACAAAGAAACCTCGCTGGTAGACCTCCTAAAGTCGGGATCAAGGTGGATATTTCCCTTATAA
- the tsaD gene encoding tRNA (adenosine(37)-N6)-threonylcarbamoyltransferase complex transferase subunit TsaD has product MLWLGIESSCDETAIALVKTIAGKNVVMADRCITQAPLHKPFGGIVPEYAVREHSKNLPLLLQSMIRSKSLNLKEVQAIAVTEGPGLMASLLVGNAFARGLALGLGIPVFGVNHLEGHLFSPFIGREEKLKFPFLGLVVSGGHTLLARVEGPRQYSMIGSTIDDAAGEAFDKVARLLGLSYPGGPEIEKQAERGNPHSHNFPISLIEKNNYNFSFSGLKTAVKYFLEKNKESLSKNKEFLADVCASFQESVARVIQEKTIAAAKSFSLSLIAASGGVLANKRIRELLEKKALEEGIEVLFAKRQFCTDNAVMIAFAGALFYALGLPITKSFELNPNFSLSDFKTQANINRF; this is encoded by the coding sequence ATGCTCTGGCTTGGAATCGAGTCTTCTTGCGATGAAACAGCTATCGCTCTTGTCAAGACCATTGCCGGCAAAAATGTGGTCATGGCCGACCGATGTATTACTCAAGCCCCCCTTCATAAGCCTTTCGGTGGCATAGTCCCCGAATATGCTGTCAGGGAGCATTCTAAAAACCTCCCCCTGCTTCTCCAAAGCATGATCAGGAGCAAAAGCTTAAATCTTAAAGAGGTGCAAGCCATAGCCGTAACTGAAGGCCCCGGGCTGATGGCTTCTCTACTTGTAGGCAATGCGTTTGCAAGGGGACTTGCTCTAGGGCTTGGAATACCGGTCTTTGGAGTAAACCACTTGGAGGGGCATCTCTTTTCCCCTTTTATCGGAAGAGAAGAAAAGCTAAAATTTCCTTTTCTTGGCCTCGTTGTGAGCGGCGGTCATACTCTCTTAGCACGGGTGGAAGGCCCAAGACAATACAGCATGATCGGTTCAACCATAGACGACGCTGCAGGTGAAGCGTTCGACAAAGTAGCTCGCCTTCTGGGGTTAAGCTATCCTGGAGGCCCGGAAATTGAAAAACAGGCTGAGCGGGGCAATCCCCATTCCCATAACTTCCCCATAAGTTTAATTGAAAAAAATAATTATAATTTTAGCTTTAGCGGTTTGAAAACGGCCGTTAAATATTTTTTAGAAAAAAACAAAGAGAGCCTCTCCAAAAATAAAGAATTTTTGGCTGATGTTTGTGCTTCTTTCCAAGAATCTGTCGCAAGGGTCATTCAAGAAAAAACGATCGCTGCAGCCAAGAGCTTTTCTCTCTCTCTCATTGCCGCATCGGGAGGAGTCCTTGCCAACAAAAGAATCCGAGAACTTTTAGAAAAGAAAGCCCTTGAAGAAGGAATAGAAGTTCTTTTTGCCAAGCGACAGTTTTGCACGGATAATGCCGTGATGATTGCTTTTGCAGGAGCCTTATTTTATGCTTTGGGATTGCCGATAACGAAAAGTTTTGAACTGAACCCAAACTTTTCATTGTCCGATTTCAAAACCCAGGCAAATATAAACAGATTTTGA
- a CDS encoding Mrp/NBP35 family ATP-binding protein — translation MSILSKELILNQLKQVRYPGFSRDIVSFGLVKEIESLEGEVRIKLELSSPNPDVPGQLEKEIKSKLSTLEGIGNVQVVIKRPESRSLPKPSPTGSEIKHIIAIASGKGGVGKSTVAANLACALYKKGLDVGLCDCDIYGPSISMMFGTIESPQITPDERLIPVERYGLKLMSMGFLLEADQPAVLRGPLVTRYTQEFLKNVDWGNLDFLVLDLPPGTGDIQLTIVQTVRLSGAVIVTTPQEVALVDARKAVSMFKKVNVPILGIIENMSYFLCPSDNQKYDLFGCGGGKREAEKQNVPFLGEIPIEPELRISSDQGLPIVLSDPDRKTSRVFLEAAKKIIDFLK, via the coding sequence ATGTCCATACTTAGCAAGGAACTCATTTTAAATCAACTGAAACAGGTCCGTTATCCTGGGTTCAGCAGGGATATTGTCTCTTTTGGCCTTGTCAAAGAAATAGAATCGCTTGAAGGGGAAGTTCGTATTAAACTTGAACTTTCCAGTCCTAATCCCGATGTTCCCGGACAACTGGAAAAAGAAATCAAATCAAAACTCTCTACCCTTGAAGGTATCGGTAATGTCCAGGTTGTCATTAAACGACCGGAATCTCGGTCCCTTCCTAAACCTTCACCCACAGGCTCGGAAATTAAACATATTATAGCCATTGCCAGCGGCAAAGGAGGTGTCGGGAAGTCCACCGTTGCCGCCAATCTTGCCTGTGCACTTTATAAGAAAGGCCTGGATGTTGGACTCTGCGATTGTGATATATATGGCCCCAGCATTTCCATGATGTTTGGCACGATAGAATCTCCCCAGATTACTCCCGATGAGAGGCTTATCCCGGTAGAACGCTACGGTCTAAAACTAATGAGCATGGGCTTTTTGCTCGAAGCTGACCAACCTGCCGTTTTAAGAGGACCCTTGGTCACCCGTTATACGCAAGAGTTTCTTAAAAACGTGGATTGGGGAAATCTCGATTTTCTAGTCCTCGATTTACCTCCCGGCACAGGGGATATCCAACTGACGATCGTCCAGACGGTTAGGCTTTCAGGGGCGGTTATCGTGACTACTCCTCAAGAAGTAGCTCTCGTCGATGCCAGGAAAGCGGTCAGCATGTTCAAAAAAGTAAATGTTCCTATCCTGGGGATTATAGAAAATATGAGCTATTTTCTTTGCCCAAGCGATAACCAAAAATATGACCTTTTTGGTTGTGGTGGAGGCAAAAGAGAAGCTGAAAAACAAAATGTTCCCTTTTTAGGGGAAATTCCTATTGAACCCGAACTGCGTATATCCTCTGATCAGGGACTGCCCATCGTTTTGTCCGATCCGGATAGAAAAACAAGCCGGGTTTTCCTCGAAGCGGCAAAAAAAATTATTGACTTTTTGAAATAA
- the mdh gene encoding malate dehydrogenase gives MKMKISIIGAGFVGATTAQRIWEKNLGDVFLYDIVEDMPQGKALDMMESAPLLGVESKIVGTNRFEDCQNSDIFIITSGLARQPGMSRDDLLNRNAEIVSGIAENIQRFSQDSIIIVVSNPVDVLTYLMAYKTKFPKNRVMGMAGVLDSARFRYFIAEELGIAPQEVQAMVLGGHGDEMVPLSRFATVSGVGIEHFLPREKIDQLIKRTREGGAEIVKLLKKGSAYYAPSAAIMEMVESIVKDQKRLLPCSAWCEGQYGIHDQYVGVPVILGKNGIEKIVELPLTGKELGELQESARHLAANIAKLNLSHR, from the coding sequence ATTAAAATGAAAATATCAATTATTGGAGCAGGATTCGTTGGGGCTACGACAGCACAAAGAATTTGGGAAAAAAACCTTGGAGATGTTTTTCTTTATGACATCGTTGAAGACATGCCTCAAGGGAAAGCCTTGGACATGATGGAATCGGCTCCTTTACTAGGGGTCGAATCCAAGATCGTGGGGACAAATAGGTTCGAAGATTGTCAAAATTCGGATATTTTTATAATCACCAGCGGATTGGCAAGGCAGCCGGGAATGTCAAGAGATGATCTCCTGAACAGAAATGCAGAAATAGTCAGTGGAATCGCCGAAAACATTCAGCGTTTTTCTCAGGATTCTATAATTATTGTCGTTTCTAACCCCGTTGACGTGTTGACCTATCTCATGGCGTATAAAACAAAGTTCCCAAAGAATAGAGTCATGGGCATGGCCGGCGTTTTGGATTCTGCAAGATTTCGTTATTTCATTGCTGAGGAACTGGGGATAGCTCCTCAAGAAGTTCAGGCAATGGTTTTAGGCGGTCACGGCGATGAAATGGTTCCTCTTTCAAGGTTTGCAACTGTATCCGGTGTAGGAATAGAACATTTTCTTCCAAGAGAAAAAATAGATCAGCTTATAAAGAGAACCCGAGAAGGAGGAGCGGAAATCGTTAAACTCCTCAAAAAAGGGAGCGCTTATTACGCTCCCTCTGCAGCGATAATGGAAATGGTGGAAAGTATCGTTAAAGATCAAAAACGGCTTTTACCCTGCTCTGCCTGGTGTGAGGGACAATACGGGATTCATGACCAATATGTTGGCGTACCCGTAATTCTTGGGAAAAACGGGATCGAAAAAATAGTCGAACTTCCCCTTACCGGGAAAGAGCTTGGAGAACTTCAAGAAAGTGCCCGACACCTGGCCGCAAACATAGCGAAATTAAATCTCAGCCACAGGTAA
- a CDS encoding pyridoxal phosphate-dependent aminotransferase, whose amino-acid sequence MEVSSRVRKISPSLTLALDSKAKAMAQKGEDVVNFTSGEPDFDTPEHIRAAAMGSLDANFTRYTPSSGIPELKMAICEKLKKDNGLEYSPEQINVSCGAKHACINVILATVDPGDEVIIPAPYWVSYPEMVKIAGAEPVIVQTTAENGYKITPQQFEEAMTPKTKMIIINTPSNPTGSVYSREELEAIAHVALEEDILILSDEIYEKLIYDDLTHYSIASLSKEIYNLTFTINGFSKTYAMTGWRLGYSASPLWAAKQIISLQSHMTSNATSFAQKGALAAYKGPQDCVVSMLEEYKQRREYILKVLSNIGKISYTTPQGAFYIYINIARTGMSSTDFAQKLLEEEKVAVVPGIAFGDDQSIRLSYATHMERIKTGLERFRRFIERL is encoded by the coding sequence ATGGAAGTTTCATCTCGAGTCAGAAAGATCAGTCCTTCCCTTACCCTGGCTTTAGACAGTAAAGCCAAAGCCATGGCTCAAAAAGGAGAAGATGTCGTCAATTTCACCTCTGGAGAACCCGATTTTGATACCCCAGAACACATACGAGCCGCGGCAATGGGTTCCCTCGACGCTAACTTTACCCGCTATACCCCCTCTTCGGGAATTCCCGAGTTAAAAATGGCCATTTGTGAAAAGTTAAAAAAAGACAACGGCTTAGAATATAGCCCAGAGCAAATTAACGTGAGTTGCGGGGCCAAGCATGCCTGTATCAATGTTATTTTAGCTACGGTGGATCCGGGCGACGAAGTGATTATTCCCGCCCCTTATTGGGTGAGCTATCCTGAAATGGTGAAGATTGCCGGTGCCGAGCCCGTTATTGTCCAAACCACGGCTGAAAATGGGTATAAGATAACTCCCCAACAGTTTGAAGAGGCGATGACTCCAAAAACAAAAATGATCATCATCAACACTCCGTCTAATCCTACAGGCAGCGTTTATTCCAGGGAAGAATTAGAAGCCATCGCCCACGTAGCCCTCGAAGAAGATATTCTTATCCTGTCGGATGAAATTTATGAAAAACTCATCTACGATGATTTGACTCATTACAGTATAGCTTCATTGAGCAAGGAAATTTACAACCTTACCTTTACGATCAACGGCTTTAGCAAAACCTATGCCATGACCGGTTGGAGGCTTGGTTATTCGGCCTCTCCTCTTTGGGCAGCCAAACAGATCATCTCTTTGCAAAGTCATATGACTTCAAATGCGACTTCATTTGCCCAAAAAGGGGCGCTTGCCGCCTACAAGGGACCACAAGACTGCGTTGTCAGCATGCTTGAAGAATACAAACAAAGGCGGGAATATATCCTTAAAGTCCTTTCGAACATCGGCAAAATTTCTTACACAACGCCACAAGGCGCTTTTTACATTTACATTAACATCGCCCGCACCGGAATGAGTTCTACAGATTTTGCCCAGAAATTACTGGAAGAGGAAAAAGTGGCCGTAGTCCCGGGAATCGCTTTTGGAGATGATCAATCTATCCGGCTTTCCTATGCTACGCACATGGAAAGAATTAAAACGGGACTGGAGCGGTTTCGCCGGTTCATAGAAAGGCTATAA
- a CDS encoding ABC transporter permease — protein MNKERILGLFLRYTYIYRRSWIRILEFIFWPVMDLLVWGYLTLYLSGSSNNLSGPFQFLIGAMILWDVLYRTQLGITVSFLEDVWSKNLINLFVSPITIEEFFAAAILVGVIKSLIILGLLGVIAAFLYHFNLMQLGSYILPLLGNLFLMGSACGILTISLLIRWGQAAESLAWAIPILFQPFAAVFYPLEVLPSSIRPFSFLIPATHVFEGLRSGLQGNYAYSHLLWATLLNLCYLTLSFLLFKFFFSIAKEKGLLVKLGTQ, from the coding sequence ATGAACAAAGAAAGGATTTTGGGTCTTTTTTTACGGTATACCTACATTTATAGAAGGAGCTGGATTCGTATCCTAGAGTTCATTTTCTGGCCGGTCATGGACCTCCTTGTTTGGGGATACCTTACCCTTTATCTCTCGGGCTCATCTAACAATCTGTCCGGGCCCTTTCAATTTCTGATCGGAGCCATGATCCTTTGGGATGTGCTTTATAGGACACAGTTGGGAATTACGGTATCTTTCTTAGAAGATGTATGGTCAAAGAACTTGATCAATCTTTTCGTCAGCCCGATAACTATTGAGGAGTTTTTCGCAGCGGCCATTCTCGTAGGCGTCATAAAGTCTCTTATCATACTGGGACTTTTGGGAGTGATAGCGGCTTTTTTATATCATTTTAACTTGATGCAACTGGGCAGTTACATACTACCTCTCCTTGGCAACCTTTTCTTGATGGGATCCGCCTGCGGAATTTTAACGATATCCTTGTTAATAAGGTGGGGTCAAGCCGCCGAGTCCCTGGCTTGGGCTATACCGATTCTATTCCAACCCTTTGCTGCCGTCTTTTATCCCCTGGAAGTTCTTCCTTCCTCCATACGCCCTTTTTCTTTTCTTATCCCTGCAACACATGTATTTGAGGGCCTGAGAAGTGGCCTTCAGGGAAACTATGCCTACAGTCACCTCTTGTGGGCAACCCTTTTAAACCTTTGTTATTTGACCCTTTCTTTCCTTCTTTTTAAGTTCTTTTTTTCGATTGCCAAAGAAAAAGGTCTTCTTGTGAAATTAGGCACGCAATGA
- a CDS encoding YidH family protein → MKKNFGDHSANERTFLAWIRTGIAIMAFGFLVEKFTLFLDYIGIVFEKNPQSHSRFFDPLVPWMGFIFMALGVIAILVASARFYWNAKQIDSESLFVAEKAWMNVLLGILIGLAGLVLAFLVGKNILFSAEAP, encoded by the coding sequence ATGAAAAAAAATTTTGGCGATCATTCGGCCAACGAAAGGACCTTTTTAGCCTGGATCAGGACAGGAATAGCCATTATGGCATTCGGGTTTCTTGTTGAAAAATTCACCCTTTTCCTTGATTACATCGGTATCGTATTTGAAAAAAACCCCCAATCTCATTCCCGGTTCTTTGATCCACTTGTACCCTGGATGGGTTTTATATTCATGGCTCTTGGGGTTATAGCCATCCTGGTTGCCTCTGCACGATTCTATTGGAATGCCAAACAGATTGACAGCGAGAGCTTATTCGTAGCCGAAAAAGCTTGGATGAATGTTTTGCTTGGCATTTTAATCGGTTTAGCCGGCCTTGTTCTTGCTTTTCTAGTAGGCAAAAATATTCTCTTTTCGGCTGAAGCTCCTTAA
- a CDS encoding site-2 protease family protein: MNPSLDKLYVFLLLIPLVTIHELAHAFVATLMGDSTPKEEGRLTFNPLAHMDLFGTLIIPAINIFVLPGGFGFFAWGRPVPTDPHRLKNPRVQGILIALAGPLANVVVAFLLLVVARLVIPHDHKLGELFATLVLASIFLSVFHLLPIMPFDGWTIIKNIFKISDQWERQMGLFWFIAILIFLNLPPVYHFLEFSAYQLFILLNHLSGSPLSR, encoded by the coding sequence ATGAATCCTTCTCTAGATAAACTCTATGTCTTTCTCCTCCTTATTCCTCTTGTTACAATCCATGAACTTGCCCATGCTTTTGTAGCAACCTTGATGGGCGATAGCACCCCTAAAGAAGAAGGTCGATTGACCTTCAATCCTCTTGCTCACATGGATCTTTTTGGGACCTTGATCATACCCGCTATCAACATTTTCGTCCTTCCCGGAGGATTCGGTTTTTTTGCTTGGGGCAGGCCCGTTCCTACCGATCCACACCGGCTAAAAAACCCGAGGGTTCAAGGAATTCTGATCGCCCTTGCCGGGCCTCTTGCCAACGTTGTTGTGGCATTCCTACTCCTTGTAGTCGCCAGGCTGGTCATTCCCCATGACCATAAACTGGGTGAACTTTTTGCAACCTTGGTACTCGCTTCTATTTTTCTTTCTGTTTTTCATCTTCTTCCCATTATGCCTTTTGACGGTTGGACTATTATCAAAAATATTTTTAAAATCAGTGATCAATGGGAACGCCAAATGGGTCTCTTTTGGTTTATAGCTATTTTAATTTTCCTCAATCTTCCCCCAGTTTATCATTTTTTGGAATTCTCGGCCTATCAACTCTTCATATTATTAAACCACCTTTCAGGCTCTCCATTGAGCCGATAA
- a CDS encoding DUF4337 family protein — MPENPIEEKANEIIEERLEEERKKEKWLFHVSFSIILMAVLGTIVAADSENSVTEAIILRNEAILLQDKATDMWNFFQAKSMREAGYRIANILNPRPEFEQEIERYKKEKKEIEQKAKLLEEQVTERIKESDRHYHKHHIFRMAGILVQVGIALSSVSALMKKKPVWYLAVSLAMGGLIVFSAALLQ; from the coding sequence ATGCCTGAAAATCCGATTGAAGAAAAAGCCAACGAGATTATTGAAGAAAGGCTTGAGGAAGAAAGAAAAAAAGAAAAATGGCTCTTTCATGTTTCTTTTTCGATCATCCTCATGGCGGTGCTGGGAACGATTGTGGCGGCGGATTCGGAGAATAGTGTTACCGAAGCGATTATTTTAAGGAACGAAGCTATTTTATTACAAGACAAGGCAACGGACATGTGGAATTTTTTCCAGGCTAAATCCATGCGAGAAGCGGGTTATCGCATCGCCAATATTTTAAACCCTAGGCCGGAGTTTGAGCAGGAGATAGAAAGATACAAAAAAGAAAAAAAGGAAATTGAGCAAAAAGCCAAGCTCCTCGAAGAACAAGTTACAGAAAGGATCAAGGAAAGCGATCGGCATTACCACAAGCATCATATTTTTAGAATGGCGGGCATCCTTGTCCAGGTTGGAATCGCCTTGTCCTCCGTTTCGGCATTGATGAAAAAAAAACCGGTATGGTACTTGGCGGTCTCTTTAGCTATGGGAGGATTGATCGTGTTTTCAGCAGCCTTGCTTCAATAA
- a CDS encoding exo-beta-N-acetylmuramidase NamZ family protein: MRIVSISFYAFLIILSIYLDDLQAAAIDLGIDVLVENHFHGLETKRIGLITNRSAVNKNGISTIDLFFHSPQVKLVALFTPEYGLFGLEPLKATASSYVDPHTNLPVYPLYGDDLKPTPEMLRDVDVLVFDLQDIGTRSFTFLSTMGLAMEAAAENGIEFYVLDRPNPLGGERVEGIPFDNRFRSFYSEWDIPYIHGMTPCEMAGMINGENWIFKKPKLTLVPMKGWNRAMLWKDTGLSWYPPSPYLPDEDSPFYFAVSSFLGISPEIDIGMGTAFPYKFIGSPRLDPYVFSRQMNKRKLPFCYFSPVVYWPFFGKFRERRVGGCQVHIQEFSKVKLVDIALNLLQELMIELNQAPLASLNADQIEYFDRYCGSDEIRRGFLSGKRIQEIVEGWDNYIQNFKEKRKKYLLYSSQDHQQ, from the coding sequence ATGCGTATTGTGTCAATATCCTTTTATGCTTTCCTTATTATACTTTCCATTTATCTGGATGATTTGCAAGCAGCAGCCATCGATTTGGGAATTGATGTGCTTGTAGAAAATCATTTTCATGGATTGGAAACAAAAAGAATTGGTTTAATTACTAATCGTTCTGCTGTCAATAAAAATGGGATCTCTACCATAGACCTATTTTTTCATTCTCCACAAGTAAAACTTGTAGCTTTGTTTACTCCTGAATATGGCTTGTTTGGTTTAGAACCCCTCAAGGCAACTGCTTCATCTTATGTCGATCCCCATACCAACCTTCCCGTGTATCCCTTATACGGTGATGATCTTAAACCGACCCCTGAAATGCTTCGTGATGTTGACGTTCTTGTATTTGACTTGCAGGATATCGGCACGAGAAGTTTTACTTTTTTAAGTACGATGGGGCTTGCCATGGAGGCTGCAGCTGAAAACGGCATAGAATTTTACGTTCTTGACCGCCCTAACCCTTTAGGTGGAGAACGCGTTGAAGGAATCCCCTTTGATAACCGCTTTCGTTCTTTTTATAGTGAATGGGATATTCCTTATATCCATGGGATGACTCCTTGTGAAATGGCCGGAATGATTAACGGTGAAAACTGGATTTTTAAAAAACCAAAGCTAACGCTTGTGCCCATGAAAGGATGGAATAGAGCCATGCTGTGGAAGGATACCGGTTTGAGTTGGTATCCTCCTTCTCCCTATTTGCCTGATGAAGATAGTCCTTTTTATTTTGCCGTCAGCTCCTTTTTAGGTATAAGCCCTGAAATCGACATCGGGATGGGAACAGCTTTCCCTTACAAATTCATAGGATCCCCACGGCTCGATCCCTATGTTTTTAGTCGCCAAATGAACAAAAGAAAGCTGCCTTTTTGTTATTTTAGCCCCGTTGTTTATTGGCCATTTTTTGGAAAGTTTCGAGAAAGGAGAGTGGGGGGATGCCAGGTCCACATCCAAGAATTTTCTAAGGTTAAACTTGTAGACATAGCTCTTAATTTGCTTCAGGAGTTGATGATCGAACTCAATCAAGCTCCTCTGGCTTCCCTTAATGCCGATCAGATAGAGTATTTCGACAGGTACTGTGGTAGCGATGAGATCAGGCGAGGCTTCCTTTCCGGCAAAAGGATACAAGAAATAGTTGAAGGTTGGGACAATTATATACAAAATTTCAAAGAGAAGAGGAAAAAATACCTGTTATATTCTTCCCAGGACCACCAGCAATAA
- a CDS encoding nucleoside-diphosphate kinase gives MAQELSYVIINPYTLYKSRTGVILSRLLSQSSLELAAAAMYSPSADLVIEYSKMIVTENDPQDRQIQELIRDYVLENYMPNPLTGERQRVMVLLFKGENAVTKTREVVGNISHRSKGGETIRDTFGDLIFNRDGSVKYFEPAVLAPPSVEEAKAKLLLWKKYFDRDSGILSPILPTYNQPGHQRAVVILKPDNFRFPSGRPGYVIDMFSRTELAISAIKVHHMSVAEAEEFYAPVRIALQEKLKKPAATKAKELLESALGINIDSAREEELGRLVGPLYAEGQFNAIVQFMTGIDPKTCSPLQKKMPGKEKCIVLIYEGIDAVKKVREVLGPTDPAKAPPGSIRREFGQSIMINAAHASDSPENAEREIKILNMHQNNFVSIIQETYGS, from the coding sequence ATGGCACAAGAACTCAGTTATGTTATCATCAATCCTTATACACTCTATAAATCAAGAACCGGAGTCATTCTTTCAAGACTCCTTTCCCAAAGTTCTCTTGAACTGGCGGCTGCAGCGATGTATTCCCCAAGCGCGGATCTCGTTATCGAGTATTCTAAAATGATTGTTACGGAAAACGATCCTCAAGACAGGCAAATCCAAGAATTGATTCGGGACTATGTTCTTGAAAATTATATGCCTAATCCGTTGACCGGAGAACGCCAACGAGTCATGGTCCTGCTTTTCAAGGGAGAAAATGCCGTGACCAAGACAAGGGAAGTCGTAGGCAACATTAGCCACCGCAGCAAAGGAGGAGAAACGATCCGAGACACTTTTGGCGACCTTATTTTCAACCGGGATGGTTCGGTAAAATATTTTGAACCGGCTGTTCTCGCCCCTCCCTCAGTAGAAGAAGCTAAAGCTAAGCTCCTCCTTTGGAAAAAATACTTCGATCGGGACTCAGGCATTCTCTCCCCTATTCTTCCTACTTATAATCAACCCGGCCATCAAAGAGCGGTGGTTATTTTAAAACCCGACAACTTTCGCTTTCCCAGCGGAAGACCGGGATACGTAATCGACATGTTTTCTCGGACGGAGCTGGCGATTTCGGCCATCAAGGTCCATCACATGAGTGTCGCAGAAGCCGAAGAGTTTTATGCCCCGGTAAGGATAGCACTCCAAGAAAAACTGAAAAAGCCCGCAGCAACCAAGGCCAAGGAACTTCTTGAATCGGCCCTAGGGATTAATATCGATTCAGCTCGAGAAGAAGAACTGGGTAGGCTTGTTGGCCCTCTTTATGCCGAGGGACAATTCAACGCCATAGTTCAATTTATGACCGGGATCGATCCCAAAACTTGTTCTCCATTACAGAAAAAAATGCCAGGCAAAGAAAAATGCATTGTGTTAATTTACGAAGGGATCGATGCGGTCAAAAAAGTCCGGGAAGTACTCGGACCTACAGATCCTGCAAAAGCTCCCCCAGGTTCTATTCGAAGGGAGTTTGGCCAAAGCATCATGATTAATGCCGCTCATGCTTCTGATTCCCCTGAGAATGCGGAAAGAGAGATAAAAATCTTGAACATGCACCAGAATAATTTTGTCTCGATCATACAAGAAACTTACGGAAGCTAA